One Sphaerisporangium krabiense DNA segment encodes these proteins:
- the narH gene encoding nitrate reductase subunit beta, translating to MAQVAMVMNLDKCIGCHTCSVTCKQTWTNRAGTEYVWFNNVETRPGQGYPRGYEDQDKWKGGWRLKGDRLVPRAGGRVRRLTRLFANPELPLLDDYYEPWSYDYENLTAAPLGEDVPTAPPRSLIDGAPTAVTYGPNWDDDLGGGPEHLAGDPILRKIGGQVRMRYEQSFMFYLPRICEHCLNPSCVAACPSGALYKRIEDGIVLVDQDRCRGWRMCVTGCPYKKIYFNHGTGKAEKCTMCYPRIEAGEPTVCSETCVGRLRYLGVILYDADRVGQAAAVPDERALYGAQLGCFLDPDDPAVAAAAERAGIPHQWVEAARSSPVYALIARYRVALPLHPEYRTMPMVWYVPPLSPIVDALAETGNDGEDAGNLFGAIETLRIPVEYLAELFTAGDTGPVEAALGRLAAMRAHMRRANLGEEPDPRIAADAGMTAGQLEEMYRLLALAKYDERYVIPTTYAAPSIPGADGCSLEGPGGPGMLEPSAASVEGFHARPADDRLRGRVNLLNWDGKGLPAGLFPPRGEQTP from the coding sequence ATGGCGCAGGTCGCCATGGTGATGAACCTCGACAAATGCATCGGCTGCCACACCTGTTCGGTCACCTGCAAGCAGACCTGGACCAACAGGGCAGGCACCGAGTACGTGTGGTTCAACAACGTCGAGACCCGCCCGGGACAGGGCTACCCGCGCGGCTACGAGGACCAGGACAAGTGGAAGGGCGGCTGGCGGCTCAAGGGCGACAGGCTCGTGCCGCGCGCCGGAGGCCGCGTCCGCCGCCTGACCCGCCTGTTCGCCAACCCCGAGCTGCCGCTCCTGGACGACTACTACGAGCCCTGGAGCTACGACTACGAGAACCTGACCGCCGCGCCGCTCGGCGAGGACGTGCCGACCGCGCCGCCGCGCTCGCTGATCGACGGCGCGCCCACCGCCGTCACCTACGGCCCCAACTGGGACGACGACCTGGGCGGCGGGCCCGAGCACCTGGCGGGCGACCCGATCCTGCGCAAGATCGGGGGGCAGGTGCGCATGCGGTACGAGCAGTCGTTCATGTTCTACCTGCCGCGCATCTGCGAGCACTGCCTCAACCCGTCCTGCGTGGCCGCCTGCCCGTCCGGCGCGCTGTACAAGCGGATCGAGGACGGCATCGTCCTCGTCGACCAGGACCGGTGCCGCGGCTGGCGCATGTGCGTCACCGGCTGCCCGTACAAGAAGATCTACTTCAACCACGGCACCGGCAAGGCCGAGAAGTGCACGATGTGCTACCCGCGGATCGAGGCCGGCGAGCCCACCGTGTGCTCGGAGACCTGCGTCGGACGCCTGCGCTACCTCGGCGTCATCCTCTACGACGCCGACCGGGTCGGGCAGGCCGCCGCCGTCCCCGACGAGCGCGCCCTCTACGGCGCCCAGCTCGGCTGCTTCCTGGACCCGGACGACCCGGCCGTGGCCGCGGCGGCGGAACGGGCCGGCATCCCGCACCAGTGGGTGGAGGCGGCCCGCAGCTCCCCGGTCTACGCCCTCATCGCCCGCTACCGGGTCGCGCTGCCGCTGCACCCGGAGTACCGCACGATGCCGATGGTCTGGTACGTGCCGCCGCTGTCGCCGATCGTGGACGCGCTGGCCGAGACGGGCAACGACGGCGAGGACGCGGGCAATCTCTTCGGCGCGATCGAGACCCTGCGGATCCCGGTGGAGTACCTGGCCGAGCTGTTCACGGCCGGGGACACCGGGCCGGTCGAGGCGGCGCTCGGCCGGCTCGCCGCGATGCGCGCCCACATGCGCCGGGCCAACCTCGGGGAGGAGCCCGACCCGCGCATCGCCGCGGACGCCGGCATGACCGCCGGGCAGCTGGAGGAGATGTACCGGCTGCTGGCGCTCGCCAAGTACGACGAGCGCTACGTCATCCCCACCACGTACGCCGCGCCGTCCATCCCGGGCGCGGACGGGTGCAGCCTGGAGGGCCCCGGCGGGCCCGGCATGCTGGAGCCGTCCGCCGCCTCCGTCGAGGGGTTCCACGCGCGCCCGGCCGACGACCGCCTGCGCGGGCGCGTCAACCTGCTGAACTGGGACGGCAAGGGGCTGCCCGCCGGGCTGTTCCCCCCGCGCGGGGAGCAGACCCCGTGA
- a CDS encoding HPP family protein translates to MTSATGPGGPLPPAPAGESRWHRALVTAAQAAVCIAVPAVVAWVSGQPFVFPSLGPTVFLALTSASTPAASPRNTVAGHLISASAGYAALALTGLTRAVPDLSHPNGHRVAAVAIALALTAGGMLLGDLPHPPGGATTLIVALGLLRTPSQLTILMAAVVTTTGVLVTVNRLSGRSYPLWGPAGPSLAGPWKPFARRTGGRRGERAAASERMCREAARCLAGAMTSAVWPVAHVRVARLLGRGDTRREDAVAARLTASRASLLETGDPVATAAHWTADFRALLTRDPAAARTLSAFTDTITYLLRKVGRPE, encoded by the coding sequence ATGACCTCCGCGACCGGCCCCGGCGGTCCCCTCCCTCCGGCGCCGGCCGGGGAGTCCCGATGGCATCGCGCGCTGGTCACCGCGGCGCAGGCCGCGGTGTGCATCGCCGTCCCGGCGGTGGTGGCGTGGGTCAGCGGGCAGCCGTTCGTGTTCCCCTCGCTGGGGCCGACGGTGTTCCTGGCGCTGACCTCGGCCTCCACCCCGGCCGCGAGCCCCCGCAACACCGTGGCCGGGCATCTGATCAGCGCGAGCGCCGGGTACGCCGCGCTGGCGCTCACCGGCCTGACCCGCGCCGTCCCCGACCTGTCCCACCCCAACGGTCACCGCGTCGCCGCGGTCGCCATCGCGCTGGCGCTGACCGCGGGCGGGATGCTGCTCGGCGACCTGCCGCACCCGCCCGGCGGCGCCACCACCCTCATCGTCGCGCTCGGCCTGCTGCGCACGCCCAGCCAGCTCACGATCCTCATGGCCGCCGTCGTGACCACCACGGGCGTCCTGGTCACCGTCAACAGACTGTCCGGCCGCTCCTACCCGCTCTGGGGCCCGGCGGGTCCCTCTCTCGCCGGCCCGTGGAAGCCGTTCGCCCGCAGGACCGGCGGGCGGCGCGGTGAGCGCGCCGCGGCGTCCGAGCGGATGTGCCGGGAGGCGGCGCGGTGCCTGGCCGGGGCCATGACCAGCGCGGTCTGGCCGGTCGCCCACGTCCGCGTGGCCCGCCTCCTCGGCCGGGGCGACACCCGGCGCGAGGACGCGGTCGCGGCCCGCCTGACCGCCTCCCGCGCGTCGCTCCTGGAGACCGGCGACCCCGTGGCGACGGCCGCTCACTGGACCGCCGACTTCCGCGCCCTCCTCACCCGCGACCCCGCCGCCGCCCGCACCCTTTCCGCCTTCACCGACACCATCACCTACCTCCTCAGGAAGGTTGGGAGGCCTGAGTGA
- the narJ gene encoding nitrate reductase molybdenum cofactor assembly chaperone, producing the protein MIGPVVGAVVHPAPLPALGAVLPPALGTALGPVIGAVGRLLPGRASGRAVHQAASLLLTYPGADWQDRLALVRRALAPLRGAPAATLRGFCAGMATADPLELAADYVATFDRSARRTLHMTYYTDGDTRRRGGSLAEIKALYRAHGWRPDDAELPDFLPLMLEFAARCPRPGAELLRRHRPGLDVLQTALRRHRSPYADVVAAVAETLPPARPGPAGPAAPPAERVGLDPFPAAPAGSPREVRR; encoded by the coding sequence GTGATCGGCCCTGTTGTCGGCGCGGTCGTCCATCCGGCGCCGCTCCCCGCGCTCGGCGCGGTCCTCCCGCCCGCGCTGGGCACGGCACTCGGCCCGGTGATCGGCGCCGTCGGCCGCCTGCTGCCGGGCCGCGCGTCGGGCCGGGCCGTGCACCAGGCGGCGTCCCTGCTGCTCACCTACCCGGGGGCCGACTGGCAGGACCGTCTCGCCCTCGTCCGGCGGGCGCTCGCGCCGCTGCGGGGCGCCCCCGCCGCGACGCTGCGCGGCTTCTGCGCCGGCATGGCCACCGCCGACCCGCTCGAGCTGGCCGCCGACTACGTCGCCACCTTCGACCGCAGCGCCCGCCGCACCCTGCACATGACCTACTACACCGACGGCGACACGCGCAGGCGCGGCGGGTCGCTCGCGGAGATCAAGGCGCTGTACCGGGCGCACGGCTGGCGGCCCGACGACGCGGAGCTGCCCGACTTCCTGCCGCTCATGCTGGAGTTCGCCGCCCGCTGCCCGCGGCCGGGCGCCGAGCTGCTGCGGCGGCACCGCCCGGGCCTGGACGTGCTGCAGACGGCCCTGCGCCGGCACCGCAGCCCCTACGCCGACGTCGTGGCGGCTGTGGCGGAGACCCTGCCGCCCGCCCGCCCGGGGCCCGCCGGTCCCGCCGCGCCGCCGGCCGAACGCGTGGGCCTGGACCCGTTCCCGGCCGCGCCCGCCGGATCCCCACGGGAGGTTCGCCGATGA
- a CDS encoding NUDIX domain-containing protein: MTVEDVRDVPASWEVLESTERFRARVIAVRTDKVRMPGDEVADRDYVVHPGSVAVVALDEHGRVLLLRQYRHPARRLLWELPAGIRDVRGEPLVDCAARELAEEAGYRAKTWHTLIDVYTTPGASDERIRVFLARDVEAIPDEENGFVRRHEEVDMPVVWVPLADAVGRVLSGMIHNAPAVAGILAAYAASPDGFTTLRPADAEEA; the protein is encoded by the coding sequence CTGACCGTCGAGGACGTCCGGGACGTCCCGGCGTCCTGGGAGGTCCTGGAGTCCACCGAGCGGTTCCGGGCCCGGGTGATCGCCGTGCGCACCGACAAGGTGCGGATGCCCGGCGACGAGGTCGCCGACCGCGACTACGTCGTCCACCCCGGCTCGGTGGCCGTGGTGGCCCTGGACGAGCACGGCAGGGTGCTGCTGCTGCGGCAGTACCGCCACCCGGCGCGCCGCCTGCTGTGGGAGCTGCCCGCCGGGATCCGCGACGTGCGCGGCGAGCCGCTGGTCGACTGCGCCGCCCGCGAGCTGGCCGAGGAGGCGGGGTACCGTGCCAAGACCTGGCACACGCTGATCGACGTCTACACCACGCCCGGCGCGAGCGACGAGCGCATCCGCGTCTTCCTCGCCCGCGACGTCGAGGCCATCCCCGACGAGGAGAACGGGTTCGTCCGCAGGCACGAGGAGGTGGACATGCCCGTCGTCTGGGTGCCCCTCGCGGACGCGGTCGGCAGGGTACTGTCCGGAATGATCCACAACGCACCTGCGGTCGCCGGTATCCTCGCCGCGTACGCCGCTTCGCCGGACGGTTTCACCACCCTGCGTCCCGCCGACGCGGAGGAGGCCTGA
- a CDS encoding site-specific tyrosine recombinase XerD produces MEAAIAGYLAHLGAERGLAANTLASYRRDLRRYLQHLRSRGRPSLAEVGEADVREFLTSLREGDAHHRALAAGSAARAVSAVRGLHRFALREGLAAHDPAGAVHPPARPHHLPRAIGVADVERLIAAAGSGDAPLIHRNRALLEVLYGTGARISEAVGLAVDDVEAGGEVVAGHVRLRGKGGRARVVPLGRYAGEALRAYLHRARPLISPSAPETRALFLNARGGRLTRQGAWEVLRSAAERAGLQGVSPHMLRHSFATHLLDGGADVRVVQELLGHASVTTTQVYTLVGVDGLRDAHAAAPPGAGRPTS; encoded by the coding sequence ATCGAGGCCGCCATCGCCGGCTACCTCGCCCACCTGGGGGCCGAACGCGGGCTCGCGGCCAACACCCTGGCCTCCTACCGGCGTGACCTGCGGCGCTACCTCCAGCACCTGCGCTCGCGCGGTCGTCCCTCCCTGGCCGAGGTCGGCGAGGCCGACGTCCGGGAGTTCCTGACCTCGCTGCGCGAAGGGGACGCCCACCACCGGGCCCTGGCGGCCGGCTCGGCCGCCAGGGCGGTCTCGGCCGTGCGGGGCCTGCACAGGTTCGCGCTGCGCGAGGGGCTGGCGGCGCACGACCCCGCGGGCGCGGTGCACCCGCCGGCCAGGCCGCACCACCTGCCGCGGGCCATCGGGGTGGCCGACGTGGAGCGGCTGATCGCCGCCGCGGGCTCCGGCGACGCCCCGCTCATCCACCGCAACCGCGCCCTGCTGGAGGTCCTGTACGGCACGGGCGCGCGGATCTCCGAGGCCGTCGGGCTGGCCGTGGACGACGTCGAGGCGGGCGGCGAGGTCGTGGCCGGGCACGTGCGCCTGCGCGGCAAGGGCGGCCGGGCGCGCGTCGTCCCCCTCGGCCGGTACGCGGGGGAGGCGCTGCGCGCCTACCTGCACCGGGCTCGTCCGCTGATCTCGCCGAGCGCCCCGGAGACCCGCGCGCTGTTCCTGAACGCGCGGGGCGGCAGGCTCACCCGCCAGGGCGCCTGGGAGGTGCTGCGCTCGGCCGCGGAGCGTGCCGGGCTGCAAGGGGTGTCGCCGCATATGTTGCGCCATTCGTTCGCAACTCACCTCCTTGACGGAGGAGCGGACGTTAGGGTTGTGCAGGAACTGCTCGGGCATGCCTCGGTGACGACGACCCAGGTCTATACCCTGGTCGGCGTCGACGGGCTCCGAGACGCCCACGCGGCGGCCCCACCGGGGGCCGGGCGCCCAACTTCATAG
- a CDS encoding ParA family protein: MTATTDASAREIAGNPGPNASWGDTRNEGLLGPTGRPRPVFPEPVPPTTHGPARVVAMVNQKGGVGKTTTTINLGASLAECGQRVLLVDFDPQGALSVGLGIDPRPLEATIYDLIMEEPDVTAEDVLLATSVEGMDLLPSNIFLSGAEIRLVNEVAREYALGRALEPLLPHYDICLIDCQPSLGLLAVNALTCAHSVMVPLECEFFALRGVALLMESITKVQERLNKDLEIDGILATMYDPRTLHAREVLQTIMQGFGDKVFHTVINRTVRFPDATLAGEPITQFDPASMGATAYRELARELLSRWS; the protein is encoded by the coding sequence GTGACTGCGACCACAGACGCTTCAGCCCGGGAGATCGCCGGCAACCCCGGTCCCAACGCTTCCTGGGGCGACACCAGGAACGAGGGTCTTCTCGGTCCCACCGGGCGTCCGCGTCCCGTCTTCCCGGAGCCGGTCCCGCCGACCACCCACGGCCCCGCGCGGGTCGTCGCCATGGTCAACCAGAAGGGCGGCGTCGGCAAGACCACCACGACCATCAACCTCGGCGCCTCGCTCGCCGAGTGCGGCCAGCGCGTCCTGCTCGTCGACTTCGACCCCCAGGGCGCCCTCTCGGTGGGCCTCGGCATCGACCCGCGCCCGCTCGAGGCCACGATCTACGACCTGATCATGGAAGAGCCCGACGTCACCGCAGAGGACGTCCTGCTCGCCACCAGCGTCGAGGGCATGGACCTTCTGCCCAGCAACATCTTCCTGTCCGGCGCCGAGATCCGGCTGGTGAACGAGGTCGCCCGCGAGTACGCGCTCGGGCGCGCCCTGGAGCCGCTGCTTCCGCACTACGACATCTGCCTGATCGACTGCCAGCCCTCGCTCGGCCTGCTGGCGGTCAACGCGCTGACCTGCGCCCACAGCGTCATGGTGCCGCTGGAGTGCGAGTTCTTCGCGCTGCGCGGCGTCGCCCTGCTCATGGAGTCGATCACCAAGGTGCAGGAGCGCCTCAACAAGGACCTGGAGATCGACGGCATCCTCGCCACCATGTACGACCCGCGCACGCTGCACGCGCGCGAGGTCCTGCAGACCATCATGCAGGGCTTCGGGGACAAGGTCTTCCACACCGTGATCAACCGCACCGTGCGCTTCCCCGACGCCACGCTGGCCGGCGAGCCGATCACCCAGTTCGACCCCGCCTCCATGGGCGCGACCGCCTACCGCGAGCTGGCCCGCGAGCTCCTGTCCCGCTGGTCATAA
- a CDS encoding CTP synthase: MRSAANTKHLFVTGGVASSLGKGLTASSLGRLLKLRGLRVTMQKLDPYLNVDPGTMNPFQHGEVFVTDDGAETDLDVGHYERFLDTELHGSANVTTGQVYSNVIAKERRGEYLGDTVQVIPHITNEIKDRIRGMAGPDVDVVITEVGGTVGDIESLPFLEAVRQVRHEVGRDNVFFLHVSLLPYIGPSGELKTKPTQHSVAALRSIGIQPDAIVCRSDRPITTSLKRKISLMCDVDEDAVVSAVDAPSIYDIPKVLHAEGLDAYVIRRLGLPFRDVDWHEWDQLLRRVHRPAKEVTVALVGKYIDLPDAYLSVTEALRAGGFACDARVNIRWVKSDDCETPEGAERELDGVDGLLIPGGFGVRGIEGKLGAIRHARERRVPLLGLCLGMQCMVIEAARNLAGIEDANSAEFDPATAHPVISTMADQEDVVAGERDMGGTMRLGLYPAKLAEGSIVQRLYGAAVADERHRHRYEVGNAYREPLEKVGMVFSGLSPDGRLVEYAELDAETHPFFVGTQAHPEFRSRPTRPHPLFRGLVEAALTYADARERVTKAGRGA, translated from the coding sequence TTGCGCAGCGCCGCAAACACCAAGCATCTGTTCGTCACGGGTGGCGTCGCCTCCAGTCTCGGCAAAGGGCTCACCGCCTCAAGCCTGGGGCGCCTGCTGAAGCTTCGCGGCCTGCGGGTCACCATGCAGAAGCTGGACCCTTACCTCAACGTCGACCCCGGCACGATGAACCCCTTCCAGCACGGCGAGGTGTTCGTCACCGACGACGGCGCCGAGACCGACCTGGACGTCGGCCACTACGAGCGGTTCCTCGACACCGAACTGCACGGCTCCGCCAACGTCACCACCGGCCAGGTGTACTCCAACGTCATCGCCAAGGAGCGCAGGGGCGAGTACCTCGGCGACACCGTCCAGGTGATCCCGCACATCACCAACGAGATCAAGGACCGCATCCGCGGCATGGCCGGCCCGGACGTCGACGTGGTGATCACCGAGGTCGGCGGCACCGTCGGCGACATCGAGTCGCTGCCCTTCCTCGAGGCCGTCCGCCAGGTCCGCCACGAGGTCGGCCGCGACAACGTGTTCTTCCTGCACGTCTCGCTGCTGCCGTACATCGGGCCGAGCGGCGAGCTGAAGACCAAGCCCACCCAGCACTCCGTGGCGGCGCTGCGCAGCATCGGCATCCAGCCGGACGCGATCGTCTGCCGCTCCGACCGGCCCATCACCACCTCGCTCAAGCGCAAGATCAGCCTGATGTGCGACGTGGACGAGGACGCCGTGGTCTCGGCGGTGGACGCCCCGAGCATCTACGACATCCCCAAGGTCCTGCACGCCGAGGGCCTGGACGCGTACGTGATCCGCCGCCTCGGCCTGCCGTTCCGCGACGTCGACTGGCACGAGTGGGACCAGCTCCTGCGCCGGGTGCACCGCCCCGCCAAGGAGGTCACGGTCGCGCTGGTCGGCAAGTACATCGACCTGCCCGACGCCTACCTGTCGGTCACCGAGGCGCTGCGCGCGGGTGGGTTCGCCTGCGACGCCCGGGTCAACATCCGCTGGGTCAAGAGCGACGACTGCGAGACCCCCGAGGGCGCCGAGCGCGAGCTCGACGGCGTGGACGGCCTGCTCATCCCCGGCGGGTTCGGCGTGCGCGGCATCGAGGGCAAGCTCGGGGCCATCCGCCACGCCCGCGAGCGCCGGGTCCCCCTGCTCGGCCTGTGCCTCGGCATGCAGTGCATGGTCATCGAGGCGGCCCGCAACCTGGCCGGCATCGAGGACGCCAACAGCGCCGAGTTCGACCCGGCCACCGCGCACCCGGTGATCAGCACGATGGCCGACCAGGAGGACGTGGTGGCGGGGGAGCGCGACATGGGCGGCACCATGCGCCTCGGCCTCTACCCGGCCAAGCTCGCCGAGGGCTCGATCGTCCAGCGGCTGTACGGCGCGGCCGTCGCCGACGAGCGCCACCGCCACCGCTACGAGGTCGGCAACGCCTACCGCGAGCCGCTGGAGAAGGTCGGCATGGTCTTCTCCGGGCTGTCGCCGGACGGCCGCCTGGTGGAGTACGCCGAGCTGGACGCCGAGACCCACCCGTTCTTCGTCGGCACCCAGGCCCACCCCGAGTTCCGGTCCCGCCCGACGCGCCCGCACCCGCTCTTCCGCGGCCTCGTCGAGGCGGCTTTGACGTACGCCGACGCGCGCGAGAGGGTCACCAAGGCCGGGCGCGGCGCGTGA
- a CDS encoding DUF4126 domain-containing protein, giving the protein MEGCEMLAALTGLGLSTAAGLNAYIPLLVVGLLANFTDRVRLPGDYAWLTNGWVLAVIAVLLLAEIVLDKVPVVDHVNDMIQTAVRPAAGGVVFSATQAASQFDHSAWMADNPWVGWVLGIGVALAVHVMKSTARPVVNATTVGAGAPVVSTVEDAGALGMSLVAVFFPALVVLALILLAIPAFFVLRALRRRRARRKARLTQASQPS; this is encoded by the coding sequence GTGGAGGGATGCGAAATGCTGGCGGCGCTGACCGGCCTCGGTCTGTCCACGGCTGCGGGGCTGAACGCCTACATCCCGCTGCTGGTGGTCGGCCTGCTGGCCAACTTCACCGACAGGGTGCGACTGCCGGGCGACTACGCCTGGCTCACCAACGGCTGGGTGCTCGCCGTGATCGCCGTCCTGCTGCTCGCCGAGATCGTGCTCGACAAGGTGCCCGTCGTCGACCACGTCAACGACATGATCCAGACGGCCGTGCGGCCGGCGGCCGGCGGCGTCGTGTTCAGCGCCACCCAGGCCGCCTCCCAGTTCGACCACTCCGCCTGGATGGCCGACAACCCCTGGGTCGGCTGGGTGCTCGGCATCGGCGTCGCCCTGGCCGTGCACGTCATGAAGTCCACGGCCCGCCCGGTGGTCAACGCCACCACCGTCGGCGCCGGCGCCCCCGTCGTCAGCACCGTCGAGGACGCCGGCGCCCTCGGAATGAGCCTCGTCGCCGTCTTCTTCCCCGCCCTCGTCGTCCTCGCCCTCATCCTCCTGGCCATCCCCGCCTTCTTCGTCCTCCGCGCCCTGCGCCGCCGCAGGGCCCGCAGGAAGGCCCGCCTCACTCAGGCCTCCCAACCTTCCTGA
- a CDS encoding segregation and condensation protein A, whose amino-acid sequence MTEQPATGQARPDAFQVHLEVFEGPFDLLLGLIAKHKLDITEVSLHQVTDEFIAHIRARGPEWDLDQASHFLLVAATLLDLKAARLLPTGEVEDEEDLALLEARDLLFARLLQYRAYKEVAKVFAGRMAEEALRWPRVVPMEARFAGLLPELVLGIGPERLAKIAARAFTPKLPPTVSTSHIYQPVANVREQAAILVARLRRVRRATFRALTADCAGTYEVIARFLAVLELFREAAVSFEQLEPLGDLHVIWTGADDGDIAVADDYDEGAPPAERPDGDDSGPGERPGREDASDDS is encoded by the coding sequence GTGACCGAGCAGCCCGCGACCGGCCAGGCCAGGCCCGACGCCTTCCAGGTACACCTGGAGGTCTTCGAGGGCCCGTTCGACCTGCTGCTCGGGCTCATCGCCAAGCACAAGCTGGACATCACCGAGGTCTCCCTGCACCAGGTGACCGACGAGTTCATCGCCCACATCCGCGCCCGCGGCCCCGAGTGGGACCTCGACCAGGCCAGCCACTTCCTGCTCGTCGCCGCCACCCTGCTCGACCTGAAGGCCGCCCGCCTGCTCCCCACCGGCGAGGTGGAGGACGAGGAGGACCTGGCGCTGCTGGAGGCCCGCGACCTGTTGTTCGCCCGCCTGCTGCAGTACCGCGCCTACAAGGAGGTCGCCAAGGTCTTCGCCGGGCGCATGGCCGAGGAGGCTCTTCGCTGGCCGCGGGTCGTCCCCATGGAGGCCCGGTTCGCCGGCCTGCTGCCCGAGCTGGTGCTGGGCATCGGCCCCGAGCGCCTCGCCAAGATCGCCGCCCGCGCGTTCACCCCCAAGCTTCCCCCCACGGTCTCGACCTCGCACATCTATCAGCCCGTCGCCAACGTCCGCGAGCAAGCGGCTATCCTGGTCGCACGGCTCCGGCGCGTGCGCAGGGCGACGTTCCGGGCCCTGACCGCCGACTGCGCGGGCACCTACGAGGTCATCGCGCGCTTTCTCGCCGTCCTGGAGCTCTTCCGGGAGGCCGCGGTCTCCTTCGAGCAGTTGGAGCCGCTCGGAGACCTGCACGTGATCTGGACCGGCGCCGACGACGGAGACATCGCGGTGGCCGACGACTATGACGAGGGCGCCCCGCCTGCGGAGCGCCCGGACGGCGACGACAGCGGGCCGGGCGAGCGCCCCGGCCGGGAGGATGCATCCGATGACTCCTGA
- the narI gene encoding respiratory nitrate reductase subunit gamma, translating to MNGLQIAAWGVLPYLVVTLFVLGSVWRYRHDRFGFTTRSSQMYESRLLAVGGPMFHYGLLFVIAGHAVGLLVPESLTEWMHVPEPLYRLNALTVGGLAGAATVAGLAVLLWRRLRVRAVRRATSRSDRLVYPILATVLLAGLWATLGEVESPYDYRLGVSVWFRSLLILHPDVPDMAHAPLVFQVHAALAMALFALWPFSRLVHAFAAPVGYLVRPYVVYRRRGGAVPPVQPPAHTTARQRP from the coding sequence ATGAACGGCCTGCAGATCGCGGCCTGGGGCGTGCTGCCCTACCTGGTGGTGACGCTGTTCGTCCTCGGCAGCGTGTGGCGCTACCGCCACGACCGGTTCGGGTTCACCACCCGCTCCAGCCAGATGTACGAGAGCCGCCTGCTGGCCGTCGGCGGCCCGATGTTCCACTACGGGCTGCTGTTCGTCATCGCCGGTCACGCCGTCGGGCTGCTCGTGCCCGAGAGCCTGACCGAGTGGATGCACGTCCCCGAGCCGCTGTACCGGCTCAACGCCCTGACGGTGGGCGGCCTGGCCGGCGCGGCGACCGTGGCCGGGCTCGCCGTGCTGCTCTGGCGGCGGCTGCGGGTCCGCGCGGTCCGCCGGGCCACCAGCCGCAGCGACCGCCTCGTCTACCCGATCCTGGCCACGGTGCTGCTCGCGGGGCTGTGGGCGACGCTGGGCGAAGTCGAGAGCCCCTACGACTACCGGCTGGGCGTCTCGGTCTGGTTCCGCAGCCTGCTGATCCTGCATCCCGACGTGCCCGACATGGCGCACGCGCCGCTCGTCTTCCAGGTCCACGCCGCGCTGGCCATGGCCCTGTTCGCCCTGTGGCCCTTCAGCCGTCTCGTGCACGCCTTCGCCGCCCCGGTCGGCTACCTGGTGCGCCCCTACGTCGTCTACCGCCGCCGCGGCGGAGCCGTGCCTCCTGTCCAGCCCCCCGCCCACACCACCGCGAGGCAGCGGCCATGA
- a CDS encoding acyltransferase — MTGLVHRAWSAARTAGAITPKTPAGYRFRLLGEGACLSFPPGAIFGEEWIEIGDRTLVGERVSISAGMGPGVDLGPHSIVRIGGGCSIGRGSHIVGHHSIDIGDDVFTGPYVYITDQNHVYDDPETPIGRQWPRNKAVVIGSGSWLGTGAVILPGTRIGRQSVVAGGAVVRGEFPDHCVIAGVPARIVRRYSPEDGWHTPGPADPNPLRALRPGA; from the coding sequence TTGACCGGCCTCGTGCACCGAGCGTGGTCGGCGGCCCGGACGGCGGGCGCGATCACGCCGAAGACCCCCGCCGGCTACCGCTTTCGCCTGCTCGGCGAGGGCGCGTGCCTCTCCTTCCCGCCCGGGGCGATCTTCGGCGAGGAGTGGATCGAGATCGGCGACCGCACGCTGGTCGGCGAGCGCGTCTCCATCTCGGCGGGCATGGGCCCCGGCGTCGACCTCGGCCCGCACTCCATCGTCCGCATCGGCGGCGGCTGCTCGATCGGGCGCGGCAGCCACATCGTCGGCCACCACTCCATCGACATCGGCGACGACGTCTTCACCGGGCCGTACGTCTACATCACCGACCAGAACCACGTCTACGACGACCCCGAGACGCCCATCGGCCGCCAGTGGCCGCGCAACAAGGCCGTGGTCATCGGATCGGGGTCCTGGCTCGGCACCGGGGCCGTCATCCTGCCGGGCACCCGCATCGGCAGGCAGTCGGTGGTCGCCGGCGGCGCGGTCGTGCGCGGCGAGTTCCCCGACCACTGCGTCATCGCCGGCGTGCCCGCCAGGATCGTCCGCCGCTACTCCCCCGAGGACGGCTGGCACACCCCCGGCCCCGCCGACCCCAACCCCCTCCGCGCCCTCCGCCCCGGCGCCTGA